Genomic segment of Colletotrichum destructivum chromosome 5, complete sequence:
gtctcgggcggcgcggTCGTATTATTATCCATGGAGGAGGCTCTGTGTCCCCATTCATCCGAGACAGAGTCACGGATTTACGCAGGGGAAAAGCTGGATGAGTATGCAGAtatcccctcccccccttgttATCGATGGACAGTCAACTGTGTGCCTTGGACAGGAGATGGCGAGATGACCAACAAATGAATTTGCCGCCGCGGGAGGGGTTTGCGATGTTGGTTGACGCTTGGGCAAAGGAGTCGGGCCGTCAGTCGTCGGATCGAGGCCCGAGGTAAGACGAAGACACACCTGGACTGGACCTCGTTTGTTTGTCTGTTCCCGGGCTGGTCTGTGATGGCAGGGATCCCTGGCACTCTTCTCTACACACCCCGCACATCAGGAATTACACGGCAATGTTGGGTTGCGGACAGGTTGATACTAGTCGGTTGAAGCGTCCCCTACAAAACTGGATGACCTCGGCACTCTCTGCCTTGCATAACGAGGTGCAACTGACTCATGAGCTGTAAAGCCTGAGGTGTAGACTGCAAGCTCTTCTCCGAAACTGTCGTCCCTTGTTGTCACACGTAATGTTGATTGGAGTTGGGTTCCCCGCAGGACAACGATCCGAGGGGTCATGGCATGGGATGGAGTCTGGATCTTTATATAGCGTACGGACTACGAAGGCATTTACTGTACAGCTTGGTGTCCTGTATCACCATGACTCCAACCAGCTGTAAGCCGTCATTGCCATTCTATCTACTCTGACTCTGAAACCCTCCCCCTTCATCCGTGCCCCGATGGCGCGGCGTTCATGTCCACGGGGAAGAAGTTGAACAAGTCCGTCGTTAAAACGTCAAAGTTCAAGTCAGAGAAGGGGTTCACCGCGCCCGGCATGGACGGCATGGCGTAGTCCGCCAGGGGCTCCTCCGGCTGCTGCGGGCGATACGACGCCCTGTtgctgaagaagatgaggtcgtccgaggcggtggcggcccCGCCCGTCACGCCCCCGGCTGCGGCCCCCCGGTTCTCCTCGAGCGACGGGAACTGGATGTTGGTCGGGAACCGGTGGTCGTCGGGGATCCACGCGGGCGACGAGTCGGCGGACGACGCGGCGTCCATGAGGGAGGCCGTCGACTTGGACGCGTCGATGGACTGCTCGACGGCCCAGACGATGCGCTTGATGGAGCGAATGGCGTTGGTGAcgggctcgtcgccgacgagggcgcggagGCAGGAGACGGCCGTCTGGATGAACTCGAGGTTGTGCGGGTGCTTCGACGGGTGGCGAAGGCTGTCGTATAAGAGGACGGCGCAGGAGGActcgatgaagaaggcgaggtACCGGCGTGTCTGTGGGagaaaaaggagagagaagaaagtAATCAGTTACTCACTCTGAGATGATGAGCTGGTCAAGGAGAGGGGcccggggggaggagagtatcagaggaggagacggcgtTACCTTGCACTCTTCCGGTCCACGGAGCATGTTGTGCGTGAAAGCGAGGGCGTCCTGCGCGGCGTCCGTCGCGTGTCTGCAGGCCTGCCGGAGCCAGATGTCGCCTACGCCGACGGACCCTTGGCCGGACTGGAGAGCGGCTTCGGCAATCAAGAAGGGGCggaagatgatgaggatgacgtGGAAATAGACTAAtatcaccaacaccaacaccaccaccggcggTGTTGGTTTCGTATTAGCACATCACATTCCTTCACAACCGAACCGAAGGAACGAAAAACGTCCTAGTGGTccgcaaggggggggggggtttgcTTGGACTCACTGTTGTGTAGCAGAAGACTGGTCTCGGCGTTCCACGCGTCCCCCCTCTGCACGCTCGCCGAGGACCCCAGACCCCATTTGTCGCCGTACTGGCGGAGTTGGCCAtgcagcttctcggccttgctgTAGAGCTGGCGGAGCGAGTCGGTCCTCCGGTCGTAGATGGACTCGATGGTCTCTTCGATGACGCTGGCGAACTGGCAGAGCGCCATCAGCGTCGGCTGGCCGTCGGGGTACGGGCACGAGTCGAAGTCGGACTTCTTCATCATGCTGCGCCGGCCGACCACCAGGCTGAGCCAACTAAGGGGGAGTTGCGTTCGCGTCAGTCGCTCAGATAGATCGTTTGGTGGCTgagagaaaaaaacaaaacataAAAAGAGTTGAACAAAAAAAGGGACTCACATCTCGAGAAAGTATAGAGACCAAAGAGTCACGAGCCTCCCCTGGACCTCCTCTTTACGTGAGATGGCGCCGGTGGTCCCCGCGTGCAGGCCCATGGCCAGGGCCTTGCGGCACGCGGTGCCGTTGTGCAGGTAGGCCGAGTTCGGACGGCCCATGCTCAGCTGGTAGTGCGCCATGAGGATGGAGAACTGGATCATGGGCAGcgtgacggcgtcctcgtaCACGACGGCCTCCCTCCGGGCGTGCACGAAGAGcgactcggcggcgtcggtctGCGGCGTACTCAGCGCCCCCagggcgagggccgcgaggAAGACGGTCCGCCGCTGgggctggacggcggcggcggcggcggcggcggcagtaGTGTCGGCCCCGTGGCGGACAAACAGCGCCGGGAGCatctcgtcgagctcgcaCGGCGTGAAGAAGGGCAGGGTTGCTAGGTGCGTGTTTTTGAACTGCCGGACGAACTCggccgcctgcgccggcgagacggggcagcaggcggcggcgggctgcgccggctgctgctcgaggtTGTTGATCTTGAGCGGCATGCCGAAGAAGATGTTGCGTTGCATAAACATGTCGAGCCCGGGCCCGCCCTCCTGGACGTCCCGGACGTGGTTCTGGCCGTACTGGTGGCCGGCGGACAGGAGACCGCGGTGGATCTGCTGCAGGAAGGCCGAGTTGGACGAGGGCCCGTAGAAGAGCTGCGAGCTGTCGGTGGACTTGGGCGCgtggtgggcggcggcgacgctgtGGTAGACCTCCGTCTGCGCGACGTGCTGGTGGTggcgctcctcctcctcggccgaccGGTGCGAGGCGGCTGCTGTGTGGTCGTCCCGGCGGCCGGCGTGGTCGGAGCCCGgcgtgccgacgacggcgccgttgcccgacgcggcggtctcggcgtTCACCGGgaggggcggcgccggcgtgccCCGCTTTGTCGACAGCCGGACGCGCGGCTTGAGCCGGTAGGCGCAGTCAGACGGCTTGTTCTCGCACTGGCGGCAGGGCTTGTGACCGGAGCACTTGACCTTGCGACGCCGGCACGGCTCGCAGGCCTTGGGGATCTTGCCGCCGAACTTGCTGTTGGACGACTGCATTGGCTAATATCTCCGAGATAGAAAACGTGACCCGCAGATATGATTTGATGGATAGACCCGGTCCGTCCGGGATGCTGACGCTCAAACTCAATCCCACTCAACGGGGGATGACCATCCACCCTGACCTCTCTGGAGGGCTCAGAAACAACGGAAGTGAATGGAAGGATAATTCCTCAAGTCCGAGGAGGAACTTCCGCGGCTGCTTGTCGGTTACGGGGGTTGGTGAGtatggagaagaagaagaaaaagtgACGATTCCGTGGCGGGCTCATTGATTGTGAGCAGCATTGACGTAATTCCGTAATTCCGCATTTCCGTAACGCCGATTTAAGTCCGCGTTGCCGGCTCCGGTGTTCCGGGACCCACCGGTAGAAGAGACTTAGATAAAGATGGAAGGCCGCGGGAGGGTGACGGAGACAGCAGAGAGCATGGAGAAGCATGGGAAAGTTCATAAgccgcggggggggggggggcaacaCTTGAGGTGATATCCAACTTGTCTTTTGACGTGTTTGATGGATACAAATCCAAGTCAATACATACGGGGGCACCTCGTCCGCTTACAAGGGACCCGTCTGTATCTTTCTGCATGACGTGATTGGCCGTTGGGTCTCAATGCAGCAGCAAACGGCCGGGCCCGTGCCGAACGGGACAACACTTCGGAGCCGGTGTGGCCCTCCCTCTTGTACAATAACATGATCTGCCATCTACGTTACGGGTTGGCCGGCAGGAACACCGCAAGAGACATCGAGTTGGTCGTCGGCGGGAACGTAGGTGAGGAAAAAGGCGGTTCAGTTCGTCTTGTGGGCTCTGTCAAGCTTTCACCAGCGAACCGTAAATCGCTACGGACCGTTGAATCGACCTCATGAGTAGAGAGTATATCGGTTCAGTCCTGTTTTTTTTATCTTgtcttttttccctcctACGAACTCCATCACAAAGTATTAATCCGACTGTGAGGACGTGTTGAAACGCCTGCAGAGAGAAAGCTGGCCAAAACAGGAATACTTCCAACAACGGCACGCCGGCGTCCACCACTACCTGTATCTTGAGGGTGTATGATAAGGCCCCGTCAGGCCCACTTCTGTCCTTCTACGTACTCTCTAAGTTCGTCTGAATGAAAAGGCACAGATATCACGAACCTAGTTTCCAGGCGAAAGCTCCTCCGGCCGGTCTACGGGGAATTTGCCAACTTGGTGCCGCCGGACTGATTCATTCATCCACCGACCTcaagaagaaagaaaaaaaaaccagcCACTTAGTAGGAAAAGACCTGGTTTCATGGCCGCAACAGTATGTCGTCCTCTCGAGCCGCAATCTGATCAGCCGCCGAGTCTAATAGAGAGTTTTCGGCCTGTCGTGAGCACCCGACAGGCTTCTCGCTGACTTGTACGGCCCGTCGTCGGGTCAATATCGAACGAATTCCGACAAACCAATGAATAAGGAAACATTCTCCCGCACTCAAATCTCGACTCGCGCCCGTTTGTCTAGGAAATCTTGGGAAGGTCACCATGGAAGGTTTCATCTCGCGCCTTTCGACTAACTAGGTCTCACTGATAAGCTCCCATTGGCGGCTACGGCCCATTGAATGACTCGTCTGATTTGACGTGTGCTAATCCCCATGCCCGTCTTGGGTTTTCAGCCCAGTTGCCTTgcctggggaggggggacatTTGTGGACTGCTCGCTAGTCATTTTCATCCCGGGACGGTAATCatggtcccccccccccccccccccttttcgactttgacgacagCCGCTAATTCCCAAAAGTTGGCTCGTAAGTGGCAGTCCTGTATGCAGACGTATCGTATCACCTGCGCTGTTGTTGGTTCTCTGACTTTACGCTACTGGCATTTGACACCCATATTCGAGATTGCGAATGCGACGGAGTTGGGTAGGTATGGAAACCATCGGGAAACAAGGTAGAGCCTTGTTCACATTGCGCGATCCCTAGGAACCATCGGATGGACTAGTTGCCGAAGCCCGCCAAACAGAAATTGGAGTAGATCTGTGAAACATGTCGTCCGCGGAACTCTTTGAAATACGTGGCCGGCAACCTCGATCGCCTTTCAAGATACAACCGCCGATCATTCACACTCATCGTGTTTGACAGGTCAGGCTGCGCGTCCAAGATCGGGCTCGGCTTGAGGCTTACACGGCCGCATCGTAGGCCACACAAGACGGCAAACGGCGTGGGTtaactctctctctctctctctctctctctcccggTCTAGCCCTCGGTCTCTGCGCGACCAAATACGCTCTTACATTATATCATGCCCAAGTATACCCATTAATCTCGAATGAAATCAGTATGACGAGGAAACGACACAGGCCAAAAGGAGCGAGTTTCTGCTTGAATACGGTAACTTCTGCCTGCCGGTCACAACAGGGTATCGTGCAAGGCTTGGGGCTGTGActggccctggccctgaCCCTGGCCCTTGTTGTCAGATCGAGCCGGCGACCACATCTGAGAAAAAGAGAACTGAAGACGTGCGTGAGCAGCTAGATGTCGTCGTACGGTCGCCGAGTTGGGTATGGTGGACATGGGTTTGGTGTACAACTTTACAGTCTACGATACCCGACCACTCGGGAACAAACCTTTCTTTTGCCTGCGACCAGAGTAGAAAGCCATCGAAAAGGGGCAATGTTCAATCACGTACGCGCTGGTAGCACTAACTTTCATCGCCacccgccggcggcaagcaGCGGGCGTATGGGTTAACTCTCAACCgcgtacacacacacacacacacacaaacaacTACGAAGTACCTACTTAGGCGAATATCTCTGGTGCCGTCCAAAGGTTGTGGTTCTCTCAGCATCGCATCGCAGATTGCAGATTCGGCGGGCACATCCCAGCTGGGTGGCCCTCCCGCCCTCCCGCggagggggcggggcggAGGAGCCGAGAACGGCCGAGACGAAGGCCGAAAAAAGGCTGTTTTGTTTCTTGATTCCAGGTCAAGGTTCGGCGTCTTCTCCTGCAACGGCAATTGGTCGTGTCCATCAAACAAGGTTCGTTCGGGCAACCGGGTCGCGGCCTGCAGGGCAGGGGGgaggacagacagacacccAACGGGCGAGATATTGCGTATTTGTATTAGTTGGACCTAGCCGAGGCAAACCAAGGGAGGCCCGGGCTGCGTGACTTTGATTCATCAATCATCATCATAGCACGCGGCAGCACTCCAGCTTGAACTTGATAGTCACGGCCGGCAGCAGTAGGACCGTTCCCGCTTGCAGGGTTCATGTTCGTCGAATCAATTCGGACGCGTCGGAGTCCATCTATACCTCCGTCGATAACCCAACAGAGTTGCCTTTCCTCCGCACCGGAATCGGTGGGATCCCTCCAAGGCTCTTTAGACCTTCCCTCTGCATCGGCAGCTAGGCTCTATGTcgagaggggggggtggggggacaggatgaagagggagaaaaCAAAAAGTAACATATTCATGGGGCAATGCAGCTCGTCGTGTGAAAAGCCAATCGCCAACGCCAAATGCAGTCCAAGGTTGTGCAGATAGAGTTCAACCTTGGCTCAGATTGGAGGTGCCCGACAACGAAAGCGAATCGAATCGAACAAAGAGAGTTTTGCCCAAATTCCGCAGTACCCGCGATACGGACAGAATCCGTGCCAGGGTCAAGCGCTGCTCGACTTGGGGTTGGGCTGCTAAGCGCGTCGAAGATGGGCGACGCGTTGGATGGGACTGGAGATGGACGTAGGGGCGGAGTTCCTATATCTTGAAGCCGTGacgcttgttgttgtttttggcGCGCTGAGACAACGTGGCACAGACGGTAAGCAGCAGTGTACCGAGGTTGTAGGATCAAAAGGTGAATCGTTCGTTCCCTCGGCCGACGGGTTACATGTCTTTTGTTCTTGGCTTCTCCTCTCACTCTCTTTTCCCAAGGTCGCTCTCGCTTTCGTTTCTCCTcacctctctcccttttgTTTTCCCCCACATGGCCTGCTGTAGCTGAAGTTTGTAAAACCACTAGGTAAAAACCCCCCGCCAGCGCAACCAACAAAGAATAAAGCCGTTGTTTGGCGTGCCTTAAGGCGGACGATAAAGTGACACGAAGGGGGCGTAAGCAGAGACTGTCAATGGTGGAAACCGGCATCCATTGCAGGCCAAAACCGTAGCATCTGtacatacatcgtacacacAGACAAGACAACCCCGTACCCGAAACCTTCGAGAAACGCTCCGTACGATGTACGATATACGAATACAGACAGAGCACTGTCAGGAGAAAGTCCCGACTGGAGTGTCCCCGGAACGGGCGATCCGCAAGGTTTCTAGAACGCTTTTGGATCAGGGCCAAACTAAAAAAGGCATGTCACCAGCCGTCTCTTTACATGCCACCGGCCGCTGCGCCT
This window contains:
- a CDS encoding uncharacterized protein (Putative zn(2)Cys(6) fungal-type DNA-binding domain, transcription factor domain, fungi), translating into MQSSNSKFGGKIPKACEPCRRRKVKCSGHKPCRQCENKPSDCAYRLKPRVRLSTKRGTPAPPLPVNAETAASGNGAVVGTPGSDHAGRRDDHTAAASHRSAEEEERHHQHVAQTEVYHSVAAAHHAPKSTDSSQLFYGPSSNSAFLQQIHRGLLSAGHQYGQNHVRDVQEGGPGLDMFMQRNIFFGMPLKINNLEQQPAQPAAACCPVSPAQAAEFVRQFKNTHLATLPFFTPCELDEMLPALFVRHGADTTAAAAAAAAVQPQRRTVFLAALALGALSTPQTDAAESLFVHARREAVVYEDAVTLPMIQFSILMAHYQLSMGRPNSAYLHNGTACRKALAMGLHAGTTGAISRKEEVQGRLVTLWSLYFLEIWLSLVVGRRSMMKKSDFDSCPYPDGQPTLMALCQFASVIEETIESIYDRRTDSLRQLYSKAEKLHGQLRQYGDKWGLGSSASVQRGDAWNAETSLLLHNIYFHVILIIFRPFLIAEAALQSGQGSVGVGDIWLRQACRHATDAAQDALAFTHNMLRGPEECKTRRYLAFFIESSCAVLLYDSLRHPSKHPHNLEFIQTAVSCLRALVGDEPVTNAIRSIKRIVWAVEQSIDASKSTASLMDAASSADSSPAWIPDDHRFPTNIQFPSLEENRGAAAGGVTGGAATASDDLIFFSNRASYRPQQPEEPLADYAMPSMPGAVNPFSDLNFDVLTTDLFNFFPVDMNAAPSGHG